One Acidimicrobiia bacterium genomic region harbors:
- a CDS encoding fatty acid desaturase — protein sequence MKSSDLRRIEWPTVLVAAIIYGGWLAVVFNHEALGTPLAVGLLALLIAWQGSLRHEVLHGHPFNGPVLNEILGSVPINLRLPYRVYRRSHLRHHACGDLTDPATDTESFFVKASTWKRLPASGRWFLLAHHTLLGRMLLGPLVENITVWRHSISEIRSGDGRLFRWWVAHLVQVALLLVLLVVVAGFPWLPYVLAVYVANGLGLVRSYCEHQWVAGEETRSIVVGSRGFWALLFLNNNLHDTHHEEPAVAWFRLPKLARSLGSAELAAQGAGCYSGYGEIFRKHLLRPFDHPVHPPERKLESGI from the coding sequence ATGAAGAGTTCTGACCTGCGCCGCATTGAATGGCCGACGGTGCTGGTGGCGGCGATCATTTATGGCGGTTGGTTGGCGGTGGTCTTTAACCACGAAGCGTTAGGAACCCCCTTGGCTGTGGGGTTACTGGCTTTGCTTATTGCTTGGCAAGGCTCACTGCGGCATGAGGTGCTGCACGGGCACCCATTTAATGGGCCGGTGTTGAACGAAATTTTAGGCAGCGTTCCGATTAACTTGCGCCTGCCTTACCGGGTATACCGGCGGAGCCACCTGCGTCATCATGCTTGTGGCGACCTGACCGACCCGGCTACCGACACTGAAAGTTTTTTTGTAAAGGCCAGCACTTGGAAACGCTTGCCGGCCTCCGGGCGCTGGTTTTTGCTGGCTCACCACACCTTGTTAGGGCGCATGTTGCTGGGGCCTTTGGTAGAAAACATCACCGTGTGGCGGCACAGTATTTCTGAGATTCGCTCCGGTGACGGGCGACTTTTTCGCTGGTGGGTCGCCCACTTGGTGCAGGTGGCGTTGTTGCTGGTGCTCTTGGTTGTGGTGGCGGGGTTCCCCTGGTTGCCTTATGTATTGGCCGTATATGTGGCCAACGGCTTAGGTTTGGTGCGCTCTTATTGTGAACACCAATGGGTAGCCGGTGAAGAAACTCGGTCGATTGTGGTGGGCTCTCGAGGGTTTTGGGCGCTGTTGTTTTTGAACAACAACTTGCACGACACTCATCACGAGGAGCCAGCAGTGGCATGGTTTAGGCTGCCGAAACTGGCTCGGTCGTTGGGTTCAGCAGAACTAGCCGCCCAAGGCGCCGGTTGTTATTCGGGCTATGGCGAGATCTTCCGGAAGCACCTCTTGCGGCCCTTCGATCACCCGGTGCATCCGCCGGAAAGAAAACTTGAATCTGGGATCTAG
- a CDS encoding MFS transporter: protein MDDQGIEHIPRQIYAVLFVFFLTTMAVVGQITILGKQVYDLTGREFDLGLIGLAEFAPTFILAPFAGSLADRMDRRKLLRWAMVGEAIVSVLLFLYARSEPTSVLPIFLLVLTFGICRAFAAPSGRALTIDLAPLAVVPRVVALGSVSMQAGLIVGPVIFGFLFVAAEPLPYLASAVALGVGVIILSMVSSSNVRKLETVGTRRAVKDAFEGFRFIRNTPMLFGAISLDLFAVLFGGAVALLPAIAEDRLGVGAVGLGWLRAAVGMGAGVVAVTLAIRPLQRHIGRILLVVVAIFGVSTIVLGLSRNYTVAFIAIFVLAAADAVSMFIRATLVPLATPENMRGRVLALENVFIGASNELGAFESGVTAALLGLTGAIVFGGVGTLAVVVVWWWKFPVLRDVDRFSDVQTKT, encoded by the coding sequence ATGGACGATCAGGGCATTGAACATATACCTCGCCAAATTTATGCCGTGTTGTTTGTATTCTTTCTCACCACCATGGCGGTAGTGGGGCAAATAACTATTTTGGGTAAACAAGTCTACGACCTGACCGGCCGGGAGTTCGACCTGGGTCTCATTGGCTTAGCCGAGTTTGCCCCTACTTTTATTTTGGCTCCCTTTGCTGGTTCGCTGGCCGACCGCATGGACCGCCGCAAATTGCTTCGCTGGGCCATGGTCGGCGAAGCAATAGTTTCCGTTCTCTTATTTCTCTACGCCCGCAGCGAGCCCACTTCAGTCTTGCCCATCTTTTTACTGGTCTTAACCTTTGGCATATGCCGAGCTTTTGCTGCACCCTCCGGGCGGGCGCTCACCATTGACCTTGCACCACTGGCCGTGGTGCCTCGAGTGGTGGCCTTAGGCAGCGTCTCTATGCAAGCCGGACTGATTGTGGGCCCGGTTATCTTCGGCTTCTTGTTTGTGGCAGCCGAACCGCTGCCTTACCTCGCTTCGGCAGTGGCCTTAGGTGTCGGGGTGATCATTCTTTCGATGGTTTCCAGCAGCAACGTACGAAAGCTAGAAACCGTGGGCACCCGGCGAGCAGTTAAAGATGCCTTTGAGGGCTTTCGTTTTATTCGCAACACCCCCATGCTTTTTGGGGCCATCAGTTTGGACTTGTTTGCGGTGCTGTTTGGTGGAGCAGTGGCTTTGTTGCCCGCTATTGCCGAAGACCGCCTAGGAGTAGGGGCCGTTGGCCTGGGTTGGCTGCGGGCTGCTGTGGGGATGGGGGCAGGGGTCGTGGCTGTCACCTTGGCTATTCGCCCCCTTCAGCGCCACATTGGACGCATTTTGTTAGTAGTAGTGGCCATCTTTGGGGTAAGCACCATCGTGTTGGGGCTCAGCCGCAACTACACCGTGGCCTTCATTGCCATTTTTGTGCTGGCCGCCGCCGATGCGGTCTCTATGTTCATTCGAGCCACCTTGGTGCCGTTGGCTACCCCAGAAAACATGCGTGGCCGAGTGTTGGCGCTGGAAAACGTGTTTATTGGCGCCTCCAACGAGCTTGGTGCTTTTGAATCTGGAGTAACCGCGGCCCTTCTGGGCCTCACCGGAGCCATTGTCTTCGGCGGGGTAGGCACCCTAGCCGTCGTAGTGGTTTGGTGGTGGAAGTTCCCGGTACTCCGCGATGTTGACCGTTTCAGCGACGTGCAGACCAAGACCTGA
- a CDS encoding HAMP domain-containing histidine kinase → MADASHQLRTPLTALRLRIENMEHLLGEEHEGQLEPVLEESERLSALVEQLLELSRAEREAVSEEADLVGLVTYRVDTWSAVAEERQVSLRLVAPETKLRVRASGSAVDQILDNLLDNAVSLTSAGATVTVAVDSGSGHHRLVVSDEGPGLSDEDKQRATDRFWRGDQTRSGSGLGLSIVRSLVEAHGGDMELLDASGGGLQIVVRFVAVD, encoded by the coding sequence GTGGCCGATGCCTCGCATCAACTGCGTACGCCTTTGACGGCCTTGCGGTTGCGGATCGAAAACATGGAGCACTTGCTGGGCGAAGAACACGAGGGCCAACTAGAGCCAGTGTTAGAAGAAAGTGAACGGCTTTCTGCGTTGGTGGAGCAGTTGTTGGAGTTGAGCCGGGCTGAGCGTGAAGCGGTGAGCGAAGAGGCGGATTTGGTGGGTTTAGTTACCTATCGGGTAGATACCTGGAGTGCAGTGGCCGAGGAGCGTCAGGTTTCTTTGCGTTTAGTAGCCCCGGAAACTAAGTTGCGGGTTCGGGCATCGGGCTCTGCGGTGGATCAAATTTTGGACAACTTGTTGGATAATGCGGTGAGTTTGACCTCAGCGGGGGCCACGGTAACGGTAGCTGTCGATTCTGGTTCTGGGCATCACCGACTGGTAGTCAGCGATGAGGGCCCAGGGCTTTCGGACGAAGATAAACAGCGAGCTACCGACCGTTTTTGGCGAGGAGATCAAACCCGCTCTGGTTCTGGTTTGGGATTATCTATTGTGCGCTCACTGGTGGAGGCCCATGGTGGCGACATGGAGTTATTGGATGCTTCGGGTGGGGGCTTACAAATTGTGGTTCGGTTTGTAGCGGTTGATTAA
- a CDS encoding transporter substrate-binding domain-containing protein, whose translation MSEPMPLVAGLPMYDWPEVAAATDELWMAISQNLSCQGVNAPASLWRPENLEELWGYSGLLVGQMCGLPFVKNYQSQVSVLGSFDFSLGGPPGSCHSVLVCHRDNSAKSLADFSGQRAAINEVGSQSGHAALIQAAQGCSVRFSQISESGSHRDSIKMVATGQVAAAAIDAVSWCLALDHEPAAQDLQVLQRTAPTPGVPLITAPQQAHLRPQINQAITEAVRGLDLEVKTALYLTGFLARPASDYEVFWSGEPE comes from the coding sequence ATGTCTGAGCCCATGCCTCTTGTTGCTGGTCTGCCTATGTACGACTGGCCGGAGGTAGCGGCGGCTACCGACGAGCTATGGATGGCGATTTCTCAAAATCTAAGCTGCCAAGGAGTGAATGCTCCAGCATCTTTGTGGCGGCCTGAAAATCTCGAAGAACTATGGGGTTACTCGGGTCTTTTGGTGGGGCAAATGTGCGGGTTGCCTTTTGTAAAGAATTATCAAAGCCAAGTTTCGGTGCTGGGGTCGTTTGATTTTTCTCTGGGCGGACCGCCAGGGAGTTGCCACTCGGTGCTGGTATGCCATCGGGATAACTCAGCCAAAAGCTTGGCGGACTTTTCTGGGCAGCGGGCGGCAATAAACGAGGTGGGCTCGCAATCGGGGCATGCTGCTTTAATCCAAGCTGCTCAGGGGTGCTCGGTTCGGTTTTCTCAGATTAGCGAATCGGGCAGCCACCGGGACTCCATAAAAATGGTGGCCACCGGTCAGGTTGCGGCGGCGGCTATCGATGCGGTGTCCTGGTGTTTGGCTTTAGACCACGAACCGGCGGCTCAGGATCTTCAAGTTTTGCAGCGTACCGCTCCCACCCCGGGGGTTCCGTTAATCACGGCACCTCAGCAAGCTCATTTGCGGCCTCAAATCAATCAGGCCATAACCGAAGCGGTGCGGGGCCTTGACCTAGAGGTCAAAACAGCGCTTTACCTCACCGGGTTTTTGGCCCGCCCGGCCAGTGACTATGAGGTTTTTTGGAGCGGTGAGCCTGAGTGA
- a CDS encoding MFS transporter, which produces MVAPQQTTQRQRTEAQVIAFLAAMGALMAFGIDASLPAFDEIRPAFGMASNDTRVTLIITTYFIGMSFGQIFYGPLADRFGRAPILRFGLMLYMVGALFAMVATDFTFLLGSRLIWGFGAAAASVLRTTITRDLYHGDQMARIISITMAFFLLGPIVAPLIGEGLINFGSWRWPFGASAVLAIGMLFWSYRFGETLNPANQRPLKLGPTVEAIKKVATTRVTVVYTLAMTLSFGAFFVYLASAQPIFDVIYGRVDWFPLLFAASGVIEMGAFFVVPRFIVRYGTHRVALISLTITLAISLVLLFFTWPAQGTPNFWIWFVGVMLANIFIAMLIPVGMAQALEPMEELAGTASGIIGLVTMGGATVIAGFINAQLAHSVTPMIMSYVVLSGLSLVIITQAHRSKKPHSHWPGGPKTR; this is translated from the coding sequence ATGGTGGCACCTCAGCAAACTACTCAGCGACAGCGCACCGAAGCACAAGTCATTGCTTTTTTAGCAGCCATGGGGGCTCTCATGGCCTTCGGCATCGATGCTTCGCTACCCGCCTTTGACGAAATACGCCCCGCTTTTGGCATGGCCAGCAACGACACCCGGGTAACGCTCATCATCACCACCTACTTCATCGGCATGTCTTTCGGCCAAATATTCTACGGTCCCCTTGCCGACCGTTTTGGCCGGGCCCCCATACTGCGCTTCGGTTTAATGCTTTACATGGTGGGGGCTCTTTTTGCCATGGTGGCCACCGACTTCACCTTCCTTTTAGGAAGCCGCCTTATCTGGGGGTTCGGTGCCGCCGCAGCCAGCGTGTTGCGCACCACCATTACCCGCGATCTCTATCACGGCGACCAAATGGCGCGGATTATCTCCATCACCATGGCTTTCTTTTTACTCGGGCCCATCGTGGCCCCGCTCATCGGTGAAGGACTCATCAATTTTGGGTCATGGCGCTGGCCCTTCGGGGCATCTGCCGTGCTGGCCATAGGCATGCTGTTCTGGTCCTACCGATTTGGCGAAACCCTCAACCCCGCTAACCAGCGACCCCTAAAACTTGGCCCCACCGTAGAGGCCATAAAAAAGGTAGCCACCACCCGGGTCACCGTGGTTTACACCCTGGCCATGACCTTGTCCTTCGGTGCCTTTTTTGTGTACCTCGCCAGTGCGCAACCCATTTTTGATGTCATCTACGGGCGAGTCGATTGGTTCCCTCTATTGTTTGCCGCCTCCGGAGTTATTGAAATGGGGGCCTTCTTTGTTGTCCCCCGTTTCATAGTCCGTTATGGCACCCATCGAGTAGCGCTCATCTCGCTCACCATCACCTTGGCTATAAGCTTGGTGCTTCTGTTTTTCACCTGGCCCGCCCAAGGCACGCCAAACTTTTGGATCTGGTTTGTGGGCGTCATGCTGGCCAACATCTTTATCGCCATGTTGATTCCCGTTGGCATGGCCCAAGCCTTAGAACCCATGGAAGAACTCGCCGGCACCGCTTCGGGAATCATCGGCTTGGTCACCATGGGCGGAGCCACCGTGATCGCCGGATTCATCAACGCCCAACTCGCTCATTCGGTGACCCCCATGATTATGAGTTACGTCGTGCTCTCCGGGCTCTCTCTGGTCATCATCACTCAGGCTCACCGCTCCAAAAAACCTCATAGTCACTGGCCGGGCGGGCCAAAAACCCGGTGA
- a CDS encoding LemA family protein: protein MTLLIILTMLVLLALFVAAQYNGLVRMRNGADNSWAHIDVQLNRRNDLIPNLVETVKGYAAHEQETLNAVVQARNAAVAADGVAAQAETDNLLTGALRQVFALAEAYPDLKANENFAKLQEDLTETESLIAYSRQHYNDTVLRLNNKVQTVPSNIIASLFGFTEREYFEAGGEARGPVSVEF, encoded by the coding sequence ATGACGCTGCTTATTATTTTGACGATGCTGGTGCTGTTGGCCCTTTTTGTGGCTGCCCAATACAACGGTTTGGTACGCATGCGCAATGGCGCTGACAATTCGTGGGCGCATATTGACGTACAACTCAACCGGCGTAACGATTTGATCCCTAATTTGGTGGAAACGGTAAAGGGTTATGCCGCCCACGAACAAGAAACTCTTAATGCGGTGGTGCAGGCTCGCAATGCTGCGGTAGCCGCTGACGGGGTAGCAGCCCAGGCAGAAACGGATAATTTGTTGACCGGTGCGTTGCGTCAAGTGTTTGCTTTAGCCGAGGCCTACCCCGACCTAAAAGCCAACGAGAATTTTGCCAAGTTACAAGAAGATCTGACAGAAACCGAAAGCCTGATTGCTTATTCGCGTCAACACTACAACGACACCGTGTTGCGTCTGAATAACAAAGTGCAAACGGTGCCGTCAAACATTATTGCTTCACTGTTTGGTTTTACCGAACGGGAGTATTTCGAAGCGGGCGGCGAGGCCCGCGGCCCGGTCAGCGTAGAGTTCTAA
- a CDS encoding MOSC domain-containing protein — translation MFMVRHLTTEELEAGLVEALGSPKDAGTLDLIVRRPEIDAREVLEAAELSLEEGMVGDNWSRKPSSSTSDNSPDPEAQLTLMNTRVLRLVAAGDESHMPMAGDQMVVDIDLSTANLPTGTRLQIGTAVIEVTAKPHTGCAKFVERFGGEAMRFVNSSAGREICLRGINAKVVQPGTITKGDTICRV, via the coding sequence ATTTTTATGGTTCGTCATCTCACCACCGAAGAACTTGAAGCGGGCCTCGTTGAGGCGCTGGGTTCGCCAAAAGACGCCGGCACCCTTGACCTCATTGTGCGCCGCCCTGAAATTGATGCCCGTGAGGTGTTAGAGGCCGCAGAGTTGTCTTTAGAAGAAGGCATGGTGGGCGACAATTGGAGCCGTAAACCCTCCTCGAGCACCTCTGATAATTCACCGGACCCCGAGGCGCAGTTGACCTTAATGAATACCCGGGTGTTGCGTTTGGTGGCTGCTGGCGATGAAAGCCACATGCCTATGGCGGGCGATCAAATGGTGGTAGATATTGATTTATCAACGGCCAATTTGCCCACCGGCACCCGACTGCAAATCGGCACAGCGGTTATTGAGGTGACGGCTAAACCGCATACCGGGTGCGCCAAATTTGTAGAGCGTTTTGGTGGGGAAGCCATGCGGTTTGTGAACTCTTCTGCGGGCCGAGAGATTTGCCTGCGGGGCATTAATGCCAAGGTTGTGCAACCCGGCACCATTACTAAGGGTGACACCATTTGCCGAGTATGA
- a CDS encoding EamA family transporter has product MRVSPAAQIAAAMVLTGSTGTAQALGPDGSSPLSVGFLRMALGGPVLLLVAMVVTKKRPTFFGWPLVVAGVATAAYQPLFFAGAEQTGVAVGTVVTMGSAPIFAGLLGWLVYAEKLGFRWVLTTAVALFGGVLLVGGNGFSAMDYGGVAAAAGAGLSYAVFIVATRRLFQDHAPLLVVGAALSLSAVLLLPIGLMADFSWVASPTGLSVVLYLGLVATALAFAIYAYGAERLLVADTAVMSLVEPMVAFLLGVLLLHEALTFRGAVGAVVLAGALLALAAQAGQRSGIEV; this is encoded by the coding sequence ATGAGAGTTTCGCCAGCGGCACAGATTGCTGCGGCGATGGTTCTTACGGGGTCTACGGGTACTGCGCAGGCTTTAGGGCCTGATGGCTCTTCTCCGCTGTCGGTGGGGTTTCTTCGCATGGCACTGGGTGGCCCGGTGCTTTTGTTGGTGGCTATGGTGGTGACGAAAAAGAGGCCGACTTTTTTTGGTTGGCCTCTGGTGGTGGCCGGGGTGGCTACGGCCGCTTACCAACCGCTCTTTTTTGCTGGAGCAGAGCAGACGGGGGTGGCGGTAGGGACGGTAGTGACCATGGGTAGTGCCCCAATTTTTGCTGGCTTATTGGGGTGGCTGGTTTACGCGGAAAAGCTTGGTTTTCGCTGGGTGCTTACCACCGCGGTGGCGCTTTTTGGTGGGGTGTTGTTGGTGGGTGGCAACGGGTTTTCGGCGATGGATTATGGCGGGGTGGCTGCGGCGGCCGGCGCTGGGTTGTCTTACGCAGTATTTATTGTGGCTACTCGGCGATTGTTTCAAGATCATGCACCTTTGTTGGTGGTGGGTGCGGCACTTTCTTTATCAGCGGTTTTGTTGTTGCCGATAGGTTTGATGGCAGATTTTTCATGGGTCGCTTCGCCAACGGGGCTTAGCGTGGTGCTTTATTTGGGTTTGGTGGCCACGGCGTTGGCTTTTGCTATCTATGCCTATGGGGCGGAGCGCCTGTTGGTGGCTGACACGGCGGTCATGAGTTTGGTGGAGCCGATGGTGGCTTTTCTACTGGGGGTACTTTTACTTCATGAGGCCCTTACCTTTCGAGGGGCAGTGGGTGCGGTGGTTTTGGCGGGGGCTCTGTTGGCTCTGGCCGCCCAAGCAGGCCAGCGCTCCGGTATTGAGGTTTAG
- a CDS encoding acyl-CoA dehydrogenase, translating to MDFDLPPTNDSRRLAVQQWLAEHPQPTAAQLVDAGYVVPHWPEPWGLNADPLHQIIIDDELVKARVHRPANQIGIGWAGPTLLTAGTEEQKNRYLRPLLTGQEIWCQMFSEPDAGSDLANVATRAVRDGDEYVVNGSKIWTSAGHLSQFGILIARTNPEVPKHEGISYFICPTDLPGLTMTPIVDATGSHLFNQVFFDDVRLPASLRVGAEGEGWRLAKVTLANERVRLSAAGSLWGRGPSAEDLLNVVRSNGGCADPVMRQELAGLKCEAEVLRLNRLRTLTAQLAGRTPGPEASVQKAMSDDHGQRVMALAKACAGTDGMLAGSGPGGQSFDWHFGFLFSPALTIGGGTFAIQRNIVAEKVLGLPRDHNVEDGLSWRETHLGKAGRNAF from the coding sequence ATGGATTTTGATTTACCACCAACCAATGATTCACGCCGGCTCGCCGTACAGCAGTGGCTGGCCGAGCACCCGCAACCAACGGCCGCCCAGTTGGTGGACGCCGGCTATGTGGTGCCGCATTGGCCAGAGCCTTGGGGGCTAAACGCCGACCCCTTGCATCAGATCATTATTGATGACGAGTTAGTAAAAGCAAGGGTGCATCGCCCCGCTAACCAGATAGGTATTGGCTGGGCTGGGCCGACCTTGCTTACGGCGGGTACCGAGGAGCAAAAGAATCGTTATTTGCGTCCTTTGTTGACAGGCCAAGAAATCTGGTGTCAAATGTTTTCTGAGCCGGATGCGGGGTCAGATTTGGCCAACGTGGCGACTCGAGCGGTGCGTGATGGTGACGAATATGTGGTGAATGGGTCAAAGATTTGGACAAGCGCCGGGCATCTTTCTCAGTTTGGGATTCTGATTGCCCGCACGAACCCTGAGGTGCCCAAACATGAGGGTATTTCTTATTTTATTTGCCCCACTGATTTGCCGGGGTTGACCATGACGCCGATTGTGGATGCCACAGGGAGTCATTTGTTTAATCAAGTATTTTTTGATGATGTGCGTTTGCCGGCGTCTCTGCGGGTGGGCGCCGAGGGCGAGGGTTGGCGTTTGGCCAAGGTGACGTTGGCTAATGAGCGGGTGCGTTTGTCGGCGGCTGGGTCGTTGTGGGGGCGGGGCCCTTCAGCGGAGGATCTTCTCAATGTGGTGCGCAGTAACGGGGGGTGCGCTGATCCGGTTATGCGTCAAGAGTTGGCGGGGTTGAAATGCGAAGCCGAGGTGTTGCGTTTGAATCGCTTGCGTACCTTGACCGCTCAGTTGGCGGGGCGCACTCCGGGCCCGGAGGCGTCGGTGCAAAAAGCAATGTCTGATGATCATGGGCAAAGGGTGATGGCCTTGGCTAAGGCTTGTGCTGGTACGGACGGCATGTTGGCGGGGTCGGGCCCGGGGGGTCAATCGTTTGATTGGCATTTTGGTTTTTTGTTTTCTCCGGCTTTGACCATTGGCGGCGGCACGTTTGCTATTCAACGCAACATTGTGGCCGAGAAAGTATTAGGGCTGCCGCGTGACCACAATGTTGAGGATGGTTTATCGTGGCGAGAAACCCATTTAGGAAAGGCAGGCCGCAATGCATTTTAG
- a CDS encoding metal-activated pyridoxal enzyme, protein MHFSELVTPALVADLTVFEANVATMAARRPGLALRPHVKAFKSTTLAQRLAKAGHTAFCCATVAEVEGMAAAGLGGDLLLANQVLDAKRLGALVAAGPARVTVAVDSPETIAAAAAGGVREVLIDVDVGMPRGGCAVTDAGRLGDAARAAGLEVRGVMGYEGHLMHVADTERRVSGVERSMAVLTEAHQAVGGEVVSGGGTGSWDCNQVVTELQAGSYVLMDTDYGRLDLPFTQGLFVLASVISLGSGGHAVLDAGLKALAMDSGPPTLVGEGEVLYCADEHTVLVNGSWQVGDRVLLRPAHIDPTMAKHEKMYIATEVPVAEAALVADAEVVDEWPIDLRGW, encoded by the coding sequence ATGCATTTTAGTGAATTGGTAACGCCGGCTTTGGTAGCCGATTTAACGGTTTTTGAAGCCAACGTGGCCACCATGGCGGCTCGGCGGCCGGGGTTGGCTTTGCGTCCCCATGTGAAGGCGTTTAAGTCCACGACGTTGGCGCAGCGTTTGGCCAAGGCGGGCCATACGGCGTTTTGTTGCGCCACGGTGGCCGAGGTGGAGGGCATGGCGGCCGCCGGTTTAGGCGGGGACTTGTTGTTGGCTAACCAGGTGTTAGACGCAAAACGTTTGGGGGCGTTGGTGGCTGCGGGGCCGGCGCGGGTCACGGTGGCCGTGGATTCCCCAGAGACCATTGCCGCGGCGGCGGCCGGCGGGGTGCGTGAGGTGTTGATTGATGTTGATGTGGGTATGCCGCGCGGCGGTTGTGCGGTGACTGATGCCGGCCGGTTGGGTGATGCGGCTCGGGCGGCGGGACTAGAGGTACGCGGCGTTATGGGTTACGAGGGGCATTTGATGCACGTGGCCGATACCGAGCGGCGGGTGTCTGGGGTGGAGCGTTCTATGGCGGTGCTTACCGAAGCCCATCAAGCGGTAGGCGGCGAGGTGGTTTCGGGCGGCGGTACGGGTTCTTGGGATTGCAACCAGGTGGTGACCGAGTTGCAGGCCGGGTCGTACGTGTTGATGGACACCGATTATGGCCGTTTAGATTTGCCGTTTACACAGGGCTTGTTTGTGTTGGCTTCGGTGATTTCGTTGGGTTCGGGTGGCCATGCGGTGCTGGACGCCGGGTTGAAGGCGTTGGCTATGGATTCCGGCCCGCCCACTTTGGTGGGTGAGGGCGAGGTGCTTTATTGCGCCGATGAGCACACCGTGTTGGTTAATGGTTCGTGGCAGGTGGGGGACCGGGTGTTGCTGCGGCCCGCCCACATTGACCCGACTATGGCTAAACATGAAAAGATGTATATAGCGACGGAGGTTCCGGTGGCCGAGGCAGCCTTGGTTGCCGATGCTGAAGTTGTTGATGAGTGGCCGATCGATTTGCGAGGGTGGTAA